In the Diorhabda carinulata isolate Delta chromosome 9, icDioCari1.1, whole genome shotgun sequence genome, one interval contains:
- the LOC130897849 gene encoding uncharacterized protein LOC130897849 translates to MEAKSNVVIVPWLPVVLFVITLYPMEITSAATLIVTRHNNGDIFTQMTGPDTKCMPDTCVGISSGTATALSDQDMCTCRCHPHLPAFREDLHICVDDIHECLLAPFVGGSTSQQIPFVYLPLKGQVIYPGKEISFNGVRSSICAVSGAKYMSADGWVDLRNPVGSDIPFKLQKDNGRTFLQWSGNGELRNKLSGKLIIVNLVCRETELESTDFPRIQMLFSPCVAFRVVGSSSNQLASNVSEVAFVIDQNATKENATSDTLSISEYVAIGICSILLGLIYVASVFLYLHIRKKKTNSRDNRRDSRCTRDIEEGIVKSNPLLSIPTHFLPGDAAYSDTNSSDNENTPDVINQHEERKKHTSVVIHAQKSYNSRRRSQFCSFDNYHQDSNTNEKLPEENVSIIETLEGREEKPENIKSLTSSTRKKLYFNPAYFEPHLLLEPPPGAIDFLSKIREVISIAKQKLESKRFQPSLMNIPEEEDNPYPMETLYGLNAPSISRRSSTVSLKRENSRRKTCTGCPGCEPQDFNSVNGKLPEFPSLAACRNCTSNTNESKQRIRKWLEDVPIIKVPNDVAQKSIDNCQKKIRLPTKTLPASSEKQNKKLPPINRNKNEEDVYCTVPVLPSTDMVKNRTEFDRREEKIATLTKEQMNAVIYEFTKHKNLLENKEEEEQTVEYETDSLERTPRKGFSTPSEYAEVSSSSQPSPSLSSVLPDHEELTMRNAIINKRTGNMTISKINMEALQEDEHDYELIVMKKGSSVNRESCKLAELLQKNKGYSLVSEVYVNNGYNYGSAPSTPSNSRYSTLDTKQLKVKYEGTAEKPGKLLIEVEDCLDNYIRVNDSDEFEQDTLDRKSNRNSIRRSQSQSQSNNYDDSLERPSNILLTTNGSFRNRNEVVDSIEEPLDSGNFNRLFGSLREIYEAKTRNGSSRKDEGYAYISDEEKGRILTLEERHCRRQRSKVQPDLIPPPIYDRIDSTQKISNCLDNGEENNPFRSKTDHLRGAGNGSGGGGGASDSRTDEYKLCLLQKSKRNGNITNLIQTEDFILKKGCNDQFIFHSVVSPRRPFHHSKDKLTWQNTLKPEDSGYLSSDSNESRLNNVKLTVLEPIGSETDESCLEDARSESGAESVETHSVFFGRFDRNAGVSCYGSMDSGVIGGEEGISSSDSETVSYATVIPVTSDPF, encoded by the exons aatgcTTGTTGGCACCTTTCGTCGGTGGATCCACTTCGCAACAAATACCATTCGTTTACCTTCCTCTGAAAGGACAAGTTATTTATCCTGGAAAAGAAATATCCTTCAACG gcGTTCGTTCATCTATTTGCGCAGTATCGGGAGCTAAATATATGTCGGCAGATGGTTGGGTTGATTTACGGAATCCAGTTGGTTCTGATATTCCTTTCAAGCTTCAAAAGGATAACGGACGTACGTTTTTGCAG TGGTCAGGAAACGGCGAATTACGCAACAAGTTGTCAGGCAAATTAATAATAGTGAACCTAGTGTGCAGAGAAACCGAATTAGAATCGACGGACTTTCCTAGAATTCAAATGCTGTTTTCGCCATGTGTAGCTTTCCGAGTAGTCGGGTCTTCGAGCAACCAACTAGCCAGCA aCGTAAGTGAAGTCGCCTTCGTTATCGACCAAAACGCGACGAAGGAAAACGCTACTAGCGATACGTTGAGCATTTCCGAATACGTCGCTATAGGAATTTGCTCGATCCTACTGGGTCTGATTTACGTCGCGTCCGTTTTTCTCTATTTGCATATCAGAAAGAAGAAAACTAATTCTAGAGATAATCGTCGAGATAGTAGATGTACGAGGGACATCGAAGAAGGTATCGTCAAAAGCAATCCACTTTTGTCCATACCGACACATTTTCTACCAGGCGATGCGGCATACAGCGACACGAACAGCAGCGACAACGAAAATACGCCGGACGTAATCAACCAACACGAAGAACGCAAAAAACAC ACGTCGGTCGTAATCCACGCTCAGAAGTCTTATAATTCTCGTCGGCGATCTCAATTTTGTTCTTTCGATAATTATCATCAAGATTCGAATACGAACGAAAAATTACCCGAAGAAAACGTTTCGATTATCGAAACGTTGGAAGGAAGAGAAGAAAAACCGGAAAATATCAAATCGTTGACCAGTTCCACCAGGAAGAAACTCTATTTCAATCCGGCTTATTTCGAACCGCACTTACTATTg GAACCGCCGCCGGGCGCGATcgattttttatcgaaaattcgCGAAGTGATTTCGATAGCGAAACAAAAACTCGAATCCAAACGCTTCCAACCGAGTTTGATGAACATACCGGAAGAAGAAGATAATCCGTATCCGATGGAAACTTTGTACGGTTTGAACGCTCCGTCGATCAGTCGACGCAGCAGCACCGTAAGTTTGAAGAGAGAAAACAGTCGAAGAAAAACTTGTACCGGTTGTCCGGGTTGCGAACCGCAAGATTTCAATTCCGTAAACGGGAAACTACCCGAATTCCCGTCGTTAGCCGCGTGCCGTAACTGTACTTCGAATACGAACGAAAGTAAACAAAGAATAAGGAAATGGTTGGAAGATGTACCGATTATAAAAGTTCCCAACGACGTTGCGCAAAAATCGATCGACAATTGTCAGAAAAAGATAAGATTACCGACGAAAACGCTTCCCGCTTCGTccgaaaaacaaaataaaaaactaccGCCGATAAATCGTAATAAAAACGAAGAAGACGTTTATTGTACCGTTCCTGTACTACCTTCGACCGATATGGTTAAAAATCGTACGGAATTTGATAGGAGAGAAGAGAAAATCGCCACTTTAACTAAGGAACAAATGAACGCCGTCATTTACGAATTCACCAAACATAAAAATCTATTGGAAAACAAAGAGGAAGAAGAACAAACTGTCGAATACGAAACGGACAGTTTGGAAAGAACGCCGCGTAAAG gTTTTTCGACGCCTTCCGAATACGCGGAAGTATCGTCCTCTTCTCAACCGAGTCCGAGTCTTAGTTCCGTTCTACCGGACCACGAAGAATTGACGATGAGAAACgcgataataaataaaagaaccGGCAACATGACGATTTCTAAAATCAACATGGAAGCCCTACAAGAAGACGAACACGATTACGAACTAATAGTAATGAAAAAAGGATCTTCGGTTAATAGGGAAAGTTGTAAACTTGCCGaattactacaaaaaaataaggGATACAGTTTAGTAAGCGAGGTGTACGTAAATAACGGTTACAATTACGGTAGCGCCCCTTCGACGCCGAGTAATTCCCGTTATTCGACGTTGGATACGAAACAGCTCAAAGTTAAATATGAAGGAACCGCAGAAAAACCgggaaaattattaatagaagTCGAAGATTGTTTGGACAATTATATTCGCGTAAACGATTCCGACGAATTCGAACAAGATACTTTAGATAGAAAATCGAATAGAAATTCGATTAGGAGATCGCAATCGCAATCGCAATCGAATAATTACGACGATTCGTTGGAACGTCCTTCTAATATTTTGCTCACGACCAATGGGAGTTTTCGTAATCGCAACGAGGTCGTCGATTCGATTGAGGAACCTCTCGATTCCGGTAATTTCAATCGATTATTCGGTAGTTTGAGAGAAATTTATGAAGCTAAAACGAGAAACGGTTCGAGCAGGAAAGATGAGGGATACGCTTATATAAGCGACGAGGAAAAAGGGAGGATACTCACTTTGGAAGAGAGACATTGTAGGAGGCAGAGATCGAAAGTGCAACCGGACCTTATTCCGCCACCGATATACGATCGGATCGATTCGACgcaaaaaatttcgaattgtTTAG atAATGGTGAAGAAAACAATCCGTTTCGATCAAAAACCGATCATCTTCGGGGTGCCGGTAACGGtagcggcggcggcggcggcgctTCAGATTCTCGTACCGACGAATACAAATTGTGCCTTTTGCAAAAATCGAAAAGAAACGGCAACATAACGAACCTCATCCAAACCGaagatttcattttaaaaaaaggctGTAACGATCAATTCATTTTCCATTCGGTGGTCAGCCCCCGGCGACCGTTCCACCATTCCAAGGACAAACTCACCTGGCAAAATACTTTGAAACCGGAAGATTCCGGTTACCTGAGTTCCGATTCCAACGAATCTCGTTTGAATAACGTGAAATTGACCGTTCTGGAGCCCATAGGTAGCGAAACGGACGAAAGTTGTTTAGAAGACGCTCGTAGCGAATCGGGCGCGGAAAGCGTCGAAACGCATTCGGTATTTTTCGGAAGATTCGATAGGAACGCGGGTGTGAGTTGTTACGGGTCGATGGATAGCGGAGTGATCGGCGGAGAGGAAGGAATATCGAGTAGTGATTCGGAGACGGTTAGCTACGCCACTGTTATACCCGTTACGTCGGATccattttaa
- the LOC130897854 gene encoding facilitated trehalose transporter Tret1-like: protein MSSGGKKLPQYIAAVCICIGAWGTGTAISWTSNITNDLKDGKLNDIKMGDDEIGWVGSLMTLGAMCMCFPIGWIADLIGRKPTVLLTIIPFTIGWLMILFGSNIVMIYIARFLIGLAGGGFCVMAPMYTSEIAETDIRGTLGTFFQLFITIGILYCGVLGYLLALTAFNVACLVIPIIFGVLFVFQPESPRYDLIKGRTDKAENAYKRLRGKDYDYSGEMKALTADIETEAKLPGFLESMKTKAAKKSTLICFALMFYQQLSGINAVMFYSQEIFRSAGSTLKDSYCTISIQVIQVIATLVASWAVEKFGRKILLMISAFFMALSTGLLGLFFSLKDRELIDDVSSIGFIPIISLNVFIIAFSLGFGPIPWLASSEMFSPEIKSKCSSAAATFNWFLAFIVTKFYFIFASNLGADVTFYIFTIISATAVVFVLIVVPETKGKTFAEIQAELGS, encoded by the coding sequence ATGTCTTCGGGCGGAAAAAAACTACCCCAATATATAGCAGCCGTTTGCATATGTATCGGCGCTTGGGGTACAGGTACGGCAATATCGTGGACATCGAATATAACGAACGATCTCAAAGATGGAAAACTCAACGATATAAAAATGGGAGATGACGAAATAGGATGGGTGGGATCATTAATGACCCTCGGAGCAATGTGCATGTGTTTTCCAATCGGTTGGATAGCTGATTTAATAGGAAGGAAACCCACCGTTTTATTAACGATAATACCTTTCACGATCGGTTGGTTGATGATACTCTTCGGATCGAACATCGTAATGATCTACATCGCGAGATTTCTGATCGGTTTGGCGGGAGGTGGTTTCTGCGTGATGGCGCCCATGTACACCAGCGAAATAGCCGAAACCGATATAAGAGGTACTCTAGGTAcattctttcaattatttatcacaATAGGAATATTGTATTGCGGAGTATTGGGATACCTTTTGGCGCTTACCGCGTTCAACGTGGCCTGCTTGGTAATACCGATAATATTCGGTGTTTTGTTCGTCTTCCAACCGGAATCGCCGAGATACGATTTGATTAAAGGACGGACGGATAAAGCGGAAAACGCTTATAAAAGATTGAGGGGAAAGGACTACGATTATTCGGGCGAAATGAAGGCTTTGACGGCGGATATTGAAACCGAAGCGAAACTACCTGGTTTTTTGGAATCGATGAAAACTAAAGCCGCCAAAAAATCGACGTTGATCTGTTTCGCGTTGATGTTCTATCAACAATTGAGCGGTATAAACGCCGTTATGTTCTATTCTCAAGAGATATTCCGTTCGGCCGGATCCACCCTCAAAGATTCCTATTGCACGATATCGATACAAGTGATACAAGTCATAGCGACGTTGGTCGCTTCTTGGGCCGTCGAAAAATTCGGTAGGAAAATCCTTCTCATGATATCAGCGTTTTTCATGGCGTTATCCACCGGACTTCTCggtttatttttctctttgaaAGATCGCGAATTAATCGACGACGTCTCTTCTATCGGCTTTATTCCGATAATATCGTTGAACGTATTcattatagctttttcgttagGTTTCGGTCCGATACCTTGGTTAGCTTCTTCCGAAATGTTTTCGCCTGAAATTAAATCGAAATGCAGTTCGGCCGCCGCCACTTTCAACTGGTTCTTAGCTTTCATCGTcaccaaattttattttattttcgctTCTAACTTGGGCGCCGACGTCACTTTCTACATTTTCACTATCATATCCGCGACCGCCGTAGTTTTCGTTTTAATCGTCGTCCCGGAAACTAAGGGGAAAACCTTCGCCGAAATCCAAGCAGAATTAGGATCCTAA